The Apium graveolens cultivar Ventura chromosome 3, ASM990537v1, whole genome shotgun sequence sequence TTACTTTGTATCAGTTTTATAGACTTACAACTGCAACTTATACATACATAATCTTTACATATAGTGTTTGTGTATGAAATTAACTCAAACCAAGAAAAGGGCCATTTCAAGTGTTgggtatatatgtgtgtgtaacTCTTATACATAAAAATTTGAGATTTAGTGGTAGTTTTGGTTGTGTTTGAATCAAAATCTTGGAATTTTATTGAAGATGTTAGTGTGGAATTTGCCTTTTTGTATCTAGTAAGTTTTTTCAGCTGTTTAAATGCCATAAATTTTACTATAGATCatgaatttttgttttatttcgCATTTTAATGTATGATCAAATGGTTTGGTGTTGTTATTAGTTCTTTTTATGAGTGTGGTTATGGTAATTTATTAATGTTGTGTAGTAAAATTGTCATCTTTATTGAGATTGTTGTGTTTTTTGTTTAAAGATTACATTTTTAAGCTAAGATTGTGGAATGTGTAAATTTGTGGAATTGAAGTAAAGATTAATCGTGATTTTACAGATTTGGGAATATTTGTGTTTGGTTAATTTATTACTGTAGTTGTTGAATTAATTGAAAAGGTGTTTACTTTATGGAAATTTGAGTTTAAATGATTATTTGTTGGTTATGATAGATTCTTCAAAGATTAATGCAAGATTTGTGTATATATAGGTGTTGTATCAGAAAGATGGTGCCTTCGGGGCCTCCGGGTGGGGGGCAGTCTATTCCACCTTCACTGCTGAGGTCGAATTCCGGCCTCATGGGTGGTCAAGGTGGTTCTGTTAATTCTCCTCAGAATGGCTTCAGTATGCAGCAGCGCAATCAGTTCAATGGCATGAATATGCTGGCTAATGGGGCGAATGTTTCGTCTCTCCTCCATCCGAGTTTTGGAAATGGTGGTCCAAGCGCTGCTCTTTCCGGACCAGGGAGTTCGCAGAGGGGAGTTATTGATCATGGGGCAGATTCTGATCTACTTTCGAGTGTTAATACTGGAATGGGTTTCAATACCCAACAGAATAAACAATTGCAACAGTTTCCTGCCCCCAATAATTTGCATCAGCAGACACAGTATCCATCTGCTCGAGCTGGAGTTGGACCTGTAAAGATCGAGGCCCAAATGACAAATGATCAATATGGACAATCATCAATGCAGTTGCAAGCTATGCGAAATCCTCAACAAGTGCAGGCAATGCGAGGTTTGGCTCCAGCAAAGATTGAGGGCCAACACTCTGATCAGTCGTATATGCATCCACAGCAGCATCAGCAGATGCTTCAAATGACCAGGCAGGCCCCTGTATTGCATCATCAGAGACTCATGATGCAGCAACAAATCCTGAAATTTCAATCTCAACAAAGATCCCCTGTGCAATCTCAGTTCCAGCCACAGAATTTGCCAGCAAGATCTCCGTCCAAACCAGTATATGAACCGGGAATGTGTGCCAGGCGGTTGACACAATATATGTATCAACAACAACAGAGACCTCAGGTGAGATCTAGCTATCTTGTATGATCCTTGTGTTTGTTGATTATGTGAGTATGCCACCAAAGCCCTTTCTGATCTTTGTAATTGTAGGACAACAATATTGAGTTCTGGAGGAAATTTGTTGCCGAGTACTTTACTCGAAATGCCAAGAAAAAATGGTGTGTTTCAATGTATGGAAATGGTCGCCAAACTACTGGAGTTTTTCCCCAGGTTTGTTGCTTACACACTTTTTTGAGTCAAACAAACCTTAGTGTTACCCGCTTTAGTTGATGAGTAACATGTTCTCGTAATTTACATGGTAACTTGTTAGAGCGTGGATCTGATTTTCTGTTTGCTTAAATGTGAGCGAATTTTAGTTCCAAGGTTTATGACATTAAAATATTAACTTTTTTTGTAATAAAGCTTTTGTAAACTATACATGTTCCTGTTGAAACAGCTTAGAAGTGATATAATCCTTATTTGTAATTGTGCAGGATGTATGGCACTGTGAAATATGTAACCGCAAACCTGGCCGTGGTTTTGGTGAGTTTGTTTCTTTGTTGAGAGTCTTGGTTTTCTTTAATTCTTATTGTTGTCTGGCTGATTTAATTTGTCTGTTTAGCTCAgtgcaatttttttttaaataaatagtCACATAGGGTTAGTTATTAAAGTTAATGCAGTCTTTATGTACACATACATATACGTTGATATATAGTTACATACATGCATCACAGACACCAACACACACACATGTATACGTGAGTGTGTGTACATAATGCCTTTACATAAATAGTATATATATTTGTTATCATTCATCTTGAAATATTAAGCACGCATGCAGAAGCAACAGCGGATGTTCTGCCTAGGCTTTTTAAAATGAAGTACGAGAGCGGTACTTTAGAAGAACTTCTTTATGTTGACATGCCCAGAGAGTACCAGAACTCGTCTGGTCAGATTGTCCTCGACTACGAAAAAGCCATCCAAGAAAGTGTGTTCGAGCAACTCCGTGTAGTCCGTGATGGACGATTGAGGCTAGTTTTTTCTTCCGACCTAAAGGTTATACACCGAATGTGATAATAGTTTTACGAAAACATGTTAATGTTAATATATATTCATTGCATCTATTCTTGTCTCCCTATCACCAGATATGCTCTTGGGAGTTCTGCGCCCGGCATCACGAAGAGCTTATCCCTCGAAGATTATTGATACCGCAGGTATGGGTTGAGATCTTACTAATATCATAGGACATTCTTACTTCTTTGATACATAAACTTTTTCTTTCTTTAAAGAAATGAGTCTTTGTTTCATTACCACTGGTCTTTCTTTGTTGGATTCTGTTTTTCGAGGTGATATCAAATTAGCTTTCCTTCTTATATGTTATTTAAAGAGCTATCACGTGAGGGTTAAGGTTTGCATATCCTGAGATCAGTAAGAAATGTTCACATAGAAACCTGTACAGCTGACactttatttttgtatttaaaTTATGTCTCCTTACAGTTACAACCATCCACACCTGGATTAAATATCGGTGTGTTGATCTTTAAAAAAGTTTGAAAACTGTGATCCTTGGGCAATAAGAAAGTATGTACCATTTTAGGTTTCAGCAGTCTCATTAATATATTAGTTTTTCAATATTCACATATGTTACGTAGTCATAAGTCAATTACCATGATGTTGTCAAGCAATGTAAAATGACATCTCTAATCTAATATTTTTGTTATGCCATGTAACCTTTTAAAAACAAGCACCCTTCATATTTATAGCACCTGTGATTGATAAGTCATCACATGAAGTATATATACATGTCCTTGGTGTTACAAATGTGAAGTCCTGTTTCTTGTTATCTTTCTTGACGTTGACCTGTTTACTATTTCACACATTTAATTTATTTTCATGCTACATTTTGTGGATTATAAGGTGGGGTAATGAGGTAAACAGGCTTAGTTAGCTTGTACTAAGTTTTCAAGTTATCAGAATTGTGTGCTTTCAAGTGAGTTTGAAATATATCTGGGGGTTTATGCCGATGCATATCGACTTTTGCTGACTGTACATGCAGGTTAGTCAGCTTGGAGCCGCTGCTCAAAAGTATCAGGCTGCTACTCAAAACACATCACCTAATTTATCTGTTCCAGAATTGCAAAATAACTGTAACATGTAAGTCTTGTATCCATTCCCCCTCCCCTCAAAATGCAATTCTTCTTATTCTTTCCTTATATTGAAATCTCGCAGTTCATTCTACTTCAAATTCTTAGGTCCTAGGGAGACCAATTGTTCCTAATTGAAGAATGAATATTAGACAGAAAGAGAAATTATTCGCATGCTCTATTCAGTAGATTTTATGTTCTAATACCTATCAAACAGTTTTAAATTCAATATGTGCTATGTACCCATGCATGTGTGAATATAGTTTATCATTCCTTCATCAGGGTAAAGTGCTGCACATGGCTGCATGCACTTGTACTTTGAAGGGAGGGGAGGTAAAAAAACTCTATATTATTTGTCATAGATGCATATCGATTGTACACATTCTCGCAGTGCTTTATAGGTGTTTGGTGTGTGTAATGTTCTTTTATTATTAATTCTGTTCTAGGTTTGTTGCATCAGCACGACAGTTGGCAAAAATGTTGGAGGTACCCCTGGTAAATGATTTGGGGTACACTAAGCGATATGTGCGGTGTCTGCAGGTATTGCACTTCTACATATTTGATAATGCTTCTGACATTCTCAAGCCATCTATGTTACAAATAAATTGAGATATATGGGATGTATAGATTCGTGGGAAGTTGATTAACGACTAGGGTTTAATTAATGTAACAGATAAATATGTGGCTAGTATTAAAATGGTTATTCTGTTGCTATTGTAATCTAACTTTCTATCATATCATTTATCTATAACTCATATATATTCATACCTTTTGCGTGTGTGTGGGTTAGAGGGATATTTTGACTTGTACTTGCAACTAGGTTCGCCTGGTTGAATCATAAATCATAATTAATTACCTAAAGCGCTTTTTTGAGTATGGGGCTCACCTGATATGGAAGACTCTTTGAAAAATCTGCAATAAATAAGTATATGTATTTGTtgctttttatatattttttcttttttaattcCGTCCATCATTGTGTTAGTTAAGTAGATGATTTTGACGCTAATGGAATCCTTTCCTGCAATTTTCCCTTTAGATATTCAATATTATTTGTATTAAACTGATGTGAACTTCTTATGTTACGTCCCTTAGACACTTAAATTTTCCCTTTTATTGAGAGTCTGGGTCACATTATTTTAGGTTTCTCTTTCTAGCACAACATGGTTGAAAGTATCAGGACTAGCTTGTGAAAACTACACAACTATGTTGTAGTTCATACAGATTGGCTTGAATATTTTAGATTGTATTGATGCATAGTTTACTTATTACTTATTTGTTTGTCGCTACAATGCAGATATCAGAAGTGGTTAATAGCATGGGAGATCTAATCGATAACAGCGTAAGAAATGGGATTGGACCTATGGGTAAGCAATTAAAAACAGCTTTTAATTTTCACCACTGACCTGGATTTATTTACAGAAATAAAATATCTCATTAAATAAGGGTTTGAATTACTTAAATGTAAATGAAGATTTACAAACATAAAAGTATAATCTAGCTTGGCTCTTTTGTTTACATGCACAAAGTTTGGTATTTAAACTTGAATCTCTGGAGTAACTGATAACTCTCAAAGTTTAGGCCATAACACCTGAATGTTCGCAAAACAACCACACATCTGTTGTGTAGGGCATAAACCAAGTAAATAGGCTAGAATAACTATTGGCTTCCTCATAATAGCCTTTCTTCTAGTTCATTTTACTTGGAAAATTTCCTTCTAGTTCCTCCTGAATGTCATTCTTTCAAAATGGTACTGTAATTTTATTTTATGCTTGTGCAAATTTTGATGTTCAATGGATGCTAAATTACCTTCTGCATTAATTTTGTTTTTTTTCCTTAGAGAGCTTGGCCAAGTTTCCTCGCAGAACAGGTTCTTTTTCAGGAACTCAATCTCAGATCCAGCAACCTGAGCAAAAACTGCAACAGCAAACAGTCACCGAGAACTCCAATAACGAGGACTCTGTCCAGGCTACCATAATGCAAATGGCTTCCATCAACAAGGGTATGCAGAGCGTGAATAACTCTCTGAACTCGGCACCTGCTACTTCTTCCACCAGTACCATTGCAGGCCTTCTAAATCAGAACTCATCGAGTTCTAGACAACAAAACCCAGGACATAGTGCAAACAGTCCGTACGGAGGAGGTGGAACTCAGATTCCTTCTCCTGGTTCCTCAGCTAATATTCCGCAAGTACAGTACAACCATTCTCCTTTCCAGTCACCAACCCCTTCCGCAACTAACACCCCCCCACAAACTTTGTATAATGGATTGACAGCTTCAGCGCACATGAATACTGTAATTTCTCCAAATATTTCCATGCAACAGCCTGCTGTTTCAGCTGATCCCGACCCCAATGATTCACAGAGCTCTGTCCAAAAAATTATAAATGATATTTTGATGTCTTCGCAACTTGGTGGTAATGGTATGGCAGGTGGGGGTTCATTAGGAAATGAGATGAAAAATGCAAACAGATTAGTACAGTCAAGCAGTAATGGCAGCCTCGGTGGTGGTAATAGCCTCGTCGCAAATGGAACCGTCAATGGAAATTCAGATGTTGGGGTTTCTGGATTTGGAAACATGGGTAATGGGCTTGGAGCCCGAACTGCAATGCTCCATAATTCTGCCAGCATGAATGAAAGGGTAGGGATGAGAAATCGAGATCAGAACATGACTAATCATCAGCAAGAGGATATGAGTATGCTTAATGGTCTTGGAGCAGTTAATAGTTTCAATGGTCTACAATTTGACTGAAAATCATCTCCATAAAGTTCCATGTAGATTGCGCTTGGAAGAGAAGTTGACCTGGCCATGTGGAGCTAAAACTGGTTAGATATATGAATGAATTAGGGCTTCCCTTGGCACTATGTACTAGTTTTAGAGAGAAAAAAACATATAACAGTGTTTGGTCATTAAGATGTGAAATACATCGAGTTGCTCTTTTTGTCCTCCCATATTTTTCTTTACTTGGTCTTTTTATCAAAATTTGATACATTAGATAAATTCCTGCCTGCTTGTTCTTGCAAACACCACTGGGATTGGAAATACAGGAAGAGTGGAGCTTTTGCAGGTTGAAGTATATTAAAACTTGAACTCCACTTCCTGTATATCCTTTATCCAGCTGTTTGCAAATTCAGAGGCTTCTTCTCTAGTTACTGTATGACTATATATATTCCTATGGGTTGTGTGGTGCCAGTATGATTGGTAAGAGCATCTTGGCCGAGGATTTTATTATCATTCGTCCATGATGTGTTTCTtggtatgtgtgtgtgtgtcacAAATTCGCGTGAACACACAAATTTAGTTTCTTGATCAACTGGTTCAAGAAAAAACACACATACGTACACATAGGTTCTTGATCAACTGGTTCAAGAAGAAAATTGTGGTGCCATGCGGAATCCCTCCGTGTACATTGCATTATCATTCTGCTGCGAACATAGGTATGTTTTTCCCTTTCATTTTACAAGTAAAAGTATTACAATCCTTCCTGCTATAAAAGCTACTTCATAGTCATTAAAACATATATTCTCCTCCAGGCTTACTTTAATAACTCGAACTTGGAAATATAAATAACGCGCACATAGAGATGTTAAGTGTTTAGTCAGTCCAAATGAACACCTCTTATCCTTTGCTTTCTGGTCATGGTATATTACTTTATCACAAAAATTTAAATATCCAAGCACATATGCCTAGGTGTGCTTCCATCAGATCTGGACTCTCAAACCTTTGTCACCTAGAGCGATATTGGATAGACTAATGCCCTGGAGATTCTTATTGTACTTCATACACCTAGTACTGATAATGTTCAGGAGTTTGTTGTTttttactccctccgtccctttttagttgtcatatttgtaaaaaaaattgtCCCTAAATAGTTGGCACATTTCCCATTCTAATCCATTTTTATAGAGTTTTTTCCATCTATAACCTTACATATCTATTTCCAATGGTTATATTTAGTGTAGACACATATAACTCACCCTTAAATGCAATAATTAGGGGCAAACATGGAAACCGAGTAAAGAATTAAATGTTTCTTAATATATGTGTTTTTTGCAAATGTGACAACTAAAAAGGACGGAGTGAGTATATAAACTTGGGAGAAATAATTAGATGTATATACTTCAATTTTGATCTGTTAATTTTATATTTGTAAGAAGGTTATTGCACTCATCAATTGAGTACGGTCATGCATatcttgtaattatatatatCTTCGTAACAAAATACTTATTCTTTTTTTGTGTTCTTGACTTCAGCTATCTTTAAAAATGTTAAATATTAATTCTGTCATCTTTAGGTGATGTAGAATAAGATTTTGCAGTTTTAGTGAATAGGGTGAACTCTGGGATCACCCATGTCTTTCTATCCCCATCCTTGTTGCCAGTGTGATGGTGATACTTTCTTTTTTCCTCCGAATCCTAGATAAGCAACTTGGTAGAATGCTCCTGATATCATGTATTGATGCCACACTGGCAGAGTCGTGGACATTGAGCTTGTGAGAAGTGAATTTGTCAGCATTTTTGTAAATGAATGAGGTTGTTCTCTTTCAACAACAAGATTGTCTTAGATAGTACTGATGCAGTTGATTTGAGCTTCAGTATCAGATTTTCATTTTCTAGACATCCATAGAGGGGATTCGAGAATAAATTATACATGAACAAATTCCGTAGCGTAAATCTTTCATGAAACGTGTCTCCAGTCCCGCAAAAGCATTACAGTAGATTCGTATGAAACAGTTCTACTGTCATCTGCAAGGCACACAAATGCTAATGTCATTCATTTGTATTTTTGTATAGAATACGATAGTCATAATTTGGGAGTAAAATGAATGCATTATCAAATTTGATGCTACCTAGTCCAACTCAAATATTCCAGCACAAGATATCTTTATTTTTAGATAAAAATCATGCCGTTGAGTCCCAACTCCAGTCCTAATTACAAAGTTTCCGGACACGAACTTCCCCACTTTTAGGCCTTGTTTCGATGATGCCCTTGGAGGAAAAGTGTTGAAATTCTAAAGTCTTTTCTTGAATTTTTCTTATGAAGCAGGGGGGTGTTTTAAGAGAGATTCATGAGATTTTAGAGTGTCTCACAGTTTGTTGTAATGGAAAAAGTTATGTATGCTAGTATATTTCTTTCAGTGCGacttttccttttcttcctttcGATCATTCCGTTGTTAATATTAGAACTCCGAGTTTGTAAAATTAAATGACTTGTGCTATATCCATGAAATAACAAAAAAAAAGACATACAAATGAACATTATCATCAAATTATGGTTTGTTGGTAACATATAGATATCCTATACCCCGATTTTACTTTAACATTTCATCAGATAAATTAATATTACAAGCTAAAGAGGAAATGTCTAAAACACAACACTACACTTGCAGAAATTTACTTGTTCCAGACTTCCCGTGCAAGTTTGGTACATAATTGTAAATGCACAAATCCTCGCCTGCATTCACATTAAAAATCATTTATATCTAAGCTAGAGTATGTACTTGGAAACATTAAACTAGGAAAAAATTTGTGAAATGACATGTAGCTGCATAAGACTTTCAAGATTTACACAAATTTAAACTTGTACACACTGAATATATAAAGTGAAAGCTACTGCTATCAAAAGTGCAGCAACTGCAGCTAATTAGGTAGGTTTGCACATGTTTATATTTCTAAAAGAGCCCAGCTGACCATATGGGCAAGATATTACGAGATCACTCCAGCATTTTTTAACTGAGCCCAACAAATCATAAACACCTAATGAACCCACTAAAGATCACTTGTTGAAAGGCTTCAAGCTCGTATTCTTTATTATGCATTATTTGAGCTTTGGTCCAGTTTGTCAGTGAAGTTCGCAAGCCAGTCAATTATGAATAAGAGCTTCCAATCATGTGCTTTTTTACGCATATTTTAAAGCAAGTACACACGAAGGGGTTCAACATCAAAAATGTAATACTTGCAATTTTTAGCACAGCCGTCTCTACAATTATAAATTCTATAACACAAGCCCCATGTTATACTTGCAACTTTAGGAATCTAAAGCTTTAGCCTTGGCAACTCTCTTTCATAGGGTTTAAGACAAACATGTTTCAATACAAACCAACCTCAAAAGGAATAATCCTTCAAATCAGCCCTTGAGTCACTAATCTCCATGTCACCCATGCATTCTTCAGCACTAAGGGGAGGTAGTTGCTTAGTCTTTCGCCTCAAGTTGTGCTTATGCCATTCACTCTTAAAGTGCTCCCTGTATTGCTTTGTATCACCGACATATGCATTGCATGTACCGCATTTGCTCTGCTGCTTCACATCTCCTACTGCATCTGCTTTTTTCTCAGAGATTGTTTGCTTCTGCAATTTCTCACTCAGTTGGATGTCAGAAGCTGTAGAAGCCTTGGGCAAGTTTGATGAAGGTTCCTCATGATCATCATAGTGATCCACATTTGTGTCCCCTTCTGCATGCACAGAGATGGCAAGTATTTCCAACCTGCCCTGCAAATTCCTTACCACAGCATCACAATCTCGGAAAAAGCCTGGGTCCATCTCACATATCTGCACAGCCATTGGATAACAATAAAATACTGAAAGAACTAGATCTAGTTTTACGAGCATCACTGTAGAAAGAAGTCCTAGTCCCTGACGGCATTTCAAACCAGGTAAATGAGACAATTCTAACAGGGAAGTATGTTACTAAGAGGGGGCACTGCCTTGAACAATAATTTTATTACCATGGCCATAGTTGCTATGGTGCGATTTTTAATATTCCACAAAATTAGGATAGTGCATGATGCATCACATATCTTGACATGAAAAGTTAAACGCACACAATTCTTTTGCAGAAAACATTAGTGTAGATCCAAGATATACAACTATCTGCATTTTGTCTAGACTCCAAGAATAATTCTAGAAGGCGTTCAGGTGGAAACACGAGTTGATACATAGAGCTAAGAAGCTAGTTGGCTACTGTTTATAAGTAAGCAAGTGCCTCCCTTGCAAGTATGAATAGTTTTGGGTACAGAAAACCCAGCAACATAGTAAATCACAGCTATTaaaagtttgaaaatatatgcCTTCAGGACTGAGGCTGGAGGAGGCAGTAGATACACCTTTAAGGCCTTGCCTTGGCTAATGCAAGGGTCTTTAAAGATTGGAAGCCCAAGGCACAAGTTTTTATTTTGACTACTTAGGCTTATATGCCTTACAATTGAGTGTTTGTTCTAACAAATCTCGGAGATGAGCGAGAATCGAACCCAGGCCCAGGGACGGCAAGAGATAAGCTCGCTTAAGCTATCTCGTTGCACTCAGGCACAAGATAATTGAAAGGGGGCTCTCATGGAATTCTGCTAAGAGCCTAAGATGAGACATAGGTTGTCAGGAATAGACAGTCAGGCTTACTAAGTCAGGCTTATTACTAGTTACTAGTATCAATAGTAAGGGTAAACTGGTATGCTACCAATTACTAAGGAGTTAAGTATTCACTAGAGCCTATAAATAGACTGATCAATTGTAATGGTCAGATTATGCATTTTATGAAAAGGAATTATATTCCCCCAAATCTGTCTCTCTCTaaactctttctctctctatAACAGAATTCTGTCTTCTTCTTCAAGTTACTTGATTCTCTAAGCTTATTCTATCTGTTCTTCACCTAATCTCTCTGTTTCTCTATAGATTATAGTCTGTAATCTCTGCTTGTTTACATTTCAAGTTCTCGTAAATCAAAACAATCACAAAAATATTCAAAAACACTAAGTCAGAAACCCTAGTTCCTGACATAGGTCAA is a genomic window containing:
- the LOC141712286 gene encoding transcriptional corepressor SEUSS-like, which translates into the protein MQDLCIYRCCIRKMVPSGPPGGGQSIPPSLLRSNSGLMGGQGGSVNSPQNGFSMQQRNQFNGMNMLANGANVSSLLHPSFGNGGPSAALSGPGSSQRGVIDHGADSDLLSSVNTGMGFNTQQNKQLQQFPAPNNLHQQTQYPSARAGVGPVKIEAQMTNDQYGQSSMQLQAMRNPQQVQAMRGLAPAKIEGQHSDQSYMHPQQHQQMLQMTRQAPVLHHQRLMMQQQILKFQSQQRSPVQSQFQPQNLPARSPSKPVYEPGMCARRLTQYMYQQQQRPQDNNIEFWRKFVAEYFTRNAKKKWCVSMYGNGRQTTGVFPQDVWHCEICNRKPGRGFEATADVLPRLFKMKYESGTLEELLYVDMPREYQNSSGQIVLDYEKAIQESVFEQLRVVRDGRLRLVFSSDLKICSWEFCARHHEELIPRRLLIPQVSQLGAAAQKYQAATQNTSPNLSVPELQNNCNMFVASARQLAKMLEVPLVNDLGYTKRYVRCLQISEVVNSMGDLIDNSVRNGIGPMESLAKFPRRTGSFSGTQSQIQQPEQKLQQQTVTENSNNEDSVQATIMQMASINKGMQSVNNSLNSAPATSSTSTIAGLLNQNSSSSRQQNPGHSANSPYGGGGTQIPSPGSSANIPQVQYNHSPFQSPTPSATNTPPQTLYNGLTASAHMNTVISPNISMQQPAVSADPDPNDSQSSVQKIINDILMSSQLGGNGMAGGGSLGNEMKNANRLVQSSSNGSLGGGNSLVANGTVNGNSDVGVSGFGNMGNGLGARTAMLHNSASMNERVGMRNRDQNMTNHQQEDMSMLNGLGAVNSFNGLQFD